The following proteins are encoded in a genomic region of Streptomyces collinus Tu 365:
- a CDS encoding TrmH family RNA methyltransferase — MTDPVSRWREHAEGAVLLDGFHALKHALRFGARVPVAVTTDRRATLALAGELAGDVRDRLDALLTEVPGGAYATLVPRPHPTGVAALAVRPSREAQLRVLGRTPRSTPVVVLDNPRNLGNAGAVIRLAAGFGATGVVTTGTLDPWHPTVVRGGAGLHFATAVERLDVTELPAGPLFALDPEGEDIRGTVLPDDAVLAFGSERTGLSDELRARADRLLRLPMRPQVSSYNLATSVAMTLYHWSVTAGGAPALS, encoded by the coding sequence ATGACCGACCCCGTGAGCCGCTGGCGCGAGCACGCCGAGGGCGCCGTGCTGCTCGACGGCTTCCACGCCCTCAAGCACGCGCTGCGCTTCGGCGCGCGGGTCCCGGTGGCGGTCACCACCGACCGGCGGGCGACGCTGGCCCTCGCCGGGGAACTGGCCGGGGACGTCAGGGACCGGCTGGACGCGCTGCTGACGGAGGTGCCGGGTGGGGCGTACGCCACGCTGGTGCCGCGCCCGCACCCGACGGGCGTCGCCGCGCTGGCCGTACGGCCCTCCCGGGAGGCGCAGCTCCGGGTGCTCGGCCGCACGCCCCGCAGTACGCCGGTCGTGGTCCTCGACAACCCGCGCAACCTCGGCAACGCCGGGGCGGTGATCCGGTTGGCCGCGGGCTTCGGGGCGACCGGTGTGGTCACCACGGGCACGCTCGACCCGTGGCACCCCACGGTGGTGCGCGGCGGGGCCGGGCTGCACTTCGCGACCGCCGTGGAACGGCTCGACGTCACGGAGCTGCCCGCCGGGCCGCTGTTCGCCCTCGACCCGGAGGGCGAGGACATCCGGGGCACCGTCCTGCCGGACGACGCCGTGCTGGCCTTCGGCTCGGAGCGCACCGGTCTGTCGGACGAGCTGCGCGCGCGTGCCGACCGCCTGCTGCGGCTGCCGATGCGCCCCCAGGTCTCCAGCTACAACCTGGCCACCAGCGTGGCCATGACGCTGTACCACTGGAGTGTCACCGCCGGGGGCGCACCCGCCCTGTCCTAG
- the paaN gene encoding phenylacetic acid degradation protein PaaN, with protein MAAELTAHELIAKHRPTLDQALEAIRTRAYWSPHPEHPKAYGENGSLDAAAGKAAFDAVLGTRLDLGQPGTDDWVGGEVSPYGIELGVTYPHADVDVLLPAMKAGQRAWRDAGAETRAVVCLEILKRISDRTHEFAHAVMHTSGQAFMMALQAGGPHAQDRGLEAVAYAYAEQVRTPGTAEWSKPQGKRDPLALTKAFTPVPRGIGLVIGCNTFPTWNGYPGLFASLATGNAVLVKPHPRAVLPLALTVQVARQVLTEAGFDPNLVALAAERPGEGVAKTLATRPEIGIIDYTGSTSFGDWLEANARQAQVYTEKAGVNTVVVESTDDYKGMLSNLAFSLSLYSGQMCTTPQNLLIPRDGIRTEAGPKTFDEVTADLARAVDGLLGDDARANALLGAIVNPDVKARLEAAAGLGEVALASREISNPEFPGAVVRTPVIVKLDGAKPDAEAAYMSECFGPVSFAVAVDSVTDALELLRRTIREKGAMTVGAYTTDTEVERAVEEVCLEEAAQLSLNLTGGVYVNQTAAFSDFHGSGGNPAANAALTDGAFVANRFRVVEVRRQA; from the coding sequence ATGGCCGCCGAACTGACCGCGCACGAGCTCATCGCGAAGCACCGGCCCACTCTCGACCAGGCGCTCGAGGCGATCCGCACGCGCGCGTACTGGTCCCCGCATCCCGAGCACCCCAAGGCCTACGGCGAGAACGGCAGCCTGGACGCGGCGGCGGGCAAGGCCGCCTTCGACGCCGTGCTCGGCACCCGCCTCGACCTCGGCCAGCCCGGCACCGACGACTGGGTGGGCGGCGAGGTCTCGCCGTACGGGATCGAGCTGGGCGTGACCTACCCGCACGCGGACGTCGACGTGCTGCTGCCCGCCATGAAGGCCGGCCAGCGCGCCTGGCGGGACGCGGGCGCGGAGACCCGCGCGGTGGTCTGCCTGGAGATCCTCAAGCGGATCAGCGACCGGACGCACGAGTTCGCGCACGCCGTCATGCACACCAGCGGCCAGGCCTTCATGATGGCGCTCCAGGCGGGCGGCCCGCACGCCCAGGACCGCGGCCTGGAGGCGGTGGCCTACGCGTACGCGGAGCAGGTCCGCACCCCCGGCACGGCGGAGTGGAGCAAGCCCCAGGGCAAGCGCGACCCGCTGGCCCTCACCAAGGCGTTCACGCCGGTCCCCCGCGGCATCGGCCTGGTCATCGGCTGCAACACCTTCCCGACCTGGAACGGCTACCCGGGCCTGTTCGCCTCCCTCGCGACCGGCAACGCGGTCCTGGTCAAGCCCCACCCGCGCGCGGTGCTGCCGCTCGCCCTGACGGTGCAGGTCGCCCGCCAGGTGCTCACCGAGGCCGGCTTCGACCCGAACCTGGTCGCGCTGGCCGCCGAGCGCCCCGGCGAGGGCGTCGCCAAGACGCTCGCCACCCGGCCCGAGATCGGGATCATCGACTACACCGGCTCGACGTCCTTCGGCGACTGGCTGGAGGCCAACGCCCGCCAGGCGCAGGTCTACACCGAGAAGGCCGGCGTCAACACGGTCGTCGTGGAGTCGACCGACGACTACAAGGGGATGCTCTCCAACCTGGCCTTCTCGTTGTCCCTGTACAGCGGCCAGATGTGCACCACCCCGCAGAACCTGCTGATCCCCCGCGACGGCATCCGCACCGAGGCGGGCCCGAAGACCTTCGACGAGGTGACCGCCGACCTCGCGCGCGCGGTCGACGGCCTGCTCGGCGACGACGCCCGCGCCAACGCCCTGCTCGGCGCGATCGTCAACCCGGACGTGAAGGCGCGTCTGGAGGCGGCGGCCGGCCTGGGCGAGGTCGCCCTCGCCTCCCGCGAGATCAGCAACCCCGAGTTCCCGGGCGCGGTCGTCCGCACCCCCGTGATCGTCAAGCTGGACGGCGCCAAGCCGGACGCCGAGGCCGCCTACATGAGCGAGTGCTTCGGTCCCGTCTCCTTCGCCGTCGCCGTCGACTCGGTCACCGACGCGCTGGAGCTGCTGCGCCGCACGATCCGCGAGAAGGGCGCCATGACCGTCGGCGCCTACACCACCGACACCGAGGTCGAGCGGGCCGTCGAGGAGGTCTGCCTGGAGGAGGCCGCCCAGCTCTCGCTCAACCTGACGGGCGGGGTGTACGTGAACCAGACCGCGGCCTTCTCCGACTTCCACGGCTCGGGCGGCAACCCCGCGGCGAACGCGGCCCTCACCGACGGCGCGTTCGTGGCCAACCGCTTCCGGGTGGTGGAGGTCCGCCGCCAGGCCTAG
- a CDS encoding 3-hydroxyacyl-CoA dehydrogenase codes for MTAIDLSSPVAVVGTGTMGQGIAQVALVAGHPVRLYDAVPGRAEAAAEAIGARLDRLVAKDRLTAAERDAARDRLTPAAVLAELADCALVVEAVLERLDVKQQLFRELEEIVADDCLLATNTSSLSVTAIGGALGNPGRFVGLHFFNPAPLLPLVEVVSGFATDVTSATRAYETARAWGKTPVACADTPGFIVNRIARPFYAEAFAVYEAQAADPATIDAVLRECGGFRMGAFELTDLIGQDVNESVTHSVWRSFFQDVRFTPSLAQRRLVESGRHGRKSGHGWYDYAEGAERPEPHTADKERPPAHVTVEGDLGPAAELLPMLREAGIQVREDDEDNGTRLVLPGGGQLALADGQTSVEFRDVVYFDLALDYRKATRVALSASQDTSSQTLTEAIGLFQALGKDVSVIGDVPGMIVARTVARIVDLAHDAVAKGVATEEDIDTAMLLGVNYPLGPFEWSRRLGRGWAYDLLDDLHLRDPSGRYAPSLALYRHAYATDKRESTP; via the coding sequence ATGACAGCAATCGACCTCAGCAGCCCCGTGGCCGTCGTCGGCACCGGCACCATGGGCCAGGGCATCGCCCAGGTCGCGCTGGTGGCCGGCCACCCCGTGCGGCTCTACGACGCCGTCCCCGGACGTGCCGAGGCGGCGGCCGAAGCGATCGGCGCCCGCCTGGACCGGCTCGTGGCCAAGGACCGGCTCACCGCCGCCGAGCGCGACGCCGCCCGCGACCGGCTCACCCCCGCCGCCGTACTGGCCGAACTGGCCGACTGCGCTCTGGTCGTCGAGGCCGTCCTGGAGCGGCTCGACGTCAAGCAGCAGCTCTTCCGCGAGCTGGAGGAGATCGTCGCCGACGACTGCCTGCTCGCCACCAACACCTCGTCCCTGTCGGTGACGGCCATCGGCGGCGCGCTGGGCAACCCCGGCCGCTTCGTGGGCCTGCACTTCTTCAACCCGGCCCCGCTGCTGCCGCTGGTCGAGGTCGTCTCCGGGTTCGCCACCGACGTCACGTCGGCCACGCGCGCGTACGAGACGGCCCGCGCCTGGGGCAAGACCCCGGTGGCCTGCGCGGACACCCCCGGCTTCATCGTCAACCGCATCGCCCGGCCGTTCTACGCCGAGGCCTTCGCCGTCTACGAGGCCCAGGCCGCCGACCCGGCCACCATCGACGCGGTGCTGCGCGAGTGCGGCGGCTTCCGGATGGGCGCCTTCGAGCTCACCGACCTCATCGGGCAGGACGTCAACGAGTCCGTCACCCACTCGGTGTGGCGGTCCTTCTTCCAGGACGTCCGCTTCACGCCCTCGCTCGCCCAGCGCCGGCTGGTGGAGTCCGGACGGCACGGCCGCAAGAGCGGACACGGCTGGTACGACTACGCCGAGGGCGCCGAGCGCCCCGAGCCGCACACCGCGGACAAGGAGCGTCCGCCCGCCCACGTCACCGTCGAGGGCGACCTCGGACCCGCCGCCGAACTGCTCCCGATGCTCCGTGAGGCGGGCATCCAGGTCCGCGAGGACGACGAGGACAACGGCACCCGGCTGGTGCTGCCCGGCGGCGGCCAGCTGGCCCTCGCCGACGGCCAGACGTCCGTGGAGTTCCGTGACGTCGTCTACTTCGACCTGGCCCTCGACTACCGCAAGGCGACCCGCGTCGCCCTGTCGGCCTCCCAGGACACCTCGTCGCAGACCCTCACCGAGGCGATCGGCCTGTTCCAGGCGCTCGGCAAGGACGTCAGCGTCATCGGCGACGTCCCCGGCATGATCGTCGCCCGCACGGTCGCCCGGATCGTCGACCTCGCGCACGACGCCGTCGCCAAGGGCGTCGCCACCGAGGAGGACATCGACACCGCGATGCTCCTGGGTGTCAATTACCCGCTCGGCCCCTTCGAGTGGAGCCGCAGGCTCGGCCGCGGCTGGGCCTACGACCTGCTGGACGACCTGCACCTGCGCGATCCCTCCGGCCGGTACGCACCGTCCCTCGCGCTCTACCGTCACGCGTACGCCACCGACAAGCGGGAGAGCACCCCATGA
- a CDS encoding TetR/AcrR family transcriptional regulator produces MTTAKRDTYTPETLLSVAVQVFNERGYDGTSMEHLSRAAGISKSSIYHHVSGKEELLRRAVSRALDGLFGILDEEHARAGRAADRLEHVVRRMVEVLIAELPYVTLLLRVRGNTETERWALERRRDFDHRVAELLKAAAADGDIRGDVEVRLATRLVFGMINSVVEWYRPDTRGASGREVADAVVRLVFSGLRQD; encoded by the coding sequence ATGACCACCGCCAAGCGCGACACGTACACCCCCGAGACCCTGCTCTCGGTCGCGGTGCAGGTCTTCAACGAGCGGGGCTACGACGGCACTTCCATGGAGCACCTGTCCAGGGCGGCCGGCATCTCCAAGTCCTCCATCTACCACCATGTCAGCGGCAAGGAGGAGTTGCTGCGCCGGGCGGTGAGCCGCGCCCTCGACGGGCTGTTCGGCATCCTGGACGAGGAGCACGCGCGCGCGGGACGCGCCGCCGACCGGCTGGAGCACGTCGTACGGCGCATGGTCGAGGTGCTCATAGCCGAGCTGCCCTACGTGACGCTGCTGCTGCGCGTGCGCGGCAACACCGAGACCGAGCGCTGGGCGCTGGAGCGGCGCCGCGACTTCGACCACCGGGTCGCCGAGCTGCTGAAGGCCGCGGCCGCCGACGGCGACATACGGGGCGACGTCGAGGTGCGCCTGGCCACCCGGCTGGTCTTCGGCATGATCAACTCGGTGGTGGAGTGGTACCGGCCGGACACCCGGGGCGCCAGCGGCCGCGAGGTGGCCGACGCGGTGGTCCGCCTGGTCTTCTCGGGCCTGCGCCAGGACTGA
- a CDS encoding Lrp/AsnC family transcriptional regulator, producing MADGPQDGAGPTVPRPLDAIDQDILKILQADGRASIRSVAERVHVSRANAYARINRLVEDGVIRGFSARVDHERAGHGTSAYVTLKIVQNTWRTVREQLRQLPGASHIALVGGDFDVLLLVHTPDNRALRELVLTRLQAIPEVLSTRTLLVFEEEDLEPET from the coding sequence ATGGCCGACGGGCCGCAGGACGGAGCCGGCCCGACGGTGCCGCGTCCGCTCGACGCGATCGACCAGGACATCCTGAAGATCCTCCAGGCGGACGGCCGGGCCTCGATACGCTCCGTGGCCGAACGGGTGCACGTCTCGCGCGCGAACGCCTACGCGCGCATCAACCGTCTGGTCGAGGACGGGGTGATCCGGGGGTTCAGCGCCCGCGTCGACCACGAGCGGGCGGGGCACGGGACGTCGGCGTACGTCACCCTCAAGATCGTCCAGAACACCTGGCGCACCGTCCGCGAGCAGCTCAGGCAGCTGCCCGGCGCCTCCCACATCGCCCTGGTGGGCGGCGACTTCGACGTGCTGCTGCTGGTGCACACGCCCGACAACAGGGCGCTGCGCGAACTGGTGCTGACCCGGCTGCAGGCCATCCCCGAGGTACTCAGCACCCGCACCCTGCTGGTGTTCGAGGAGGAGGACCTGGAGCCGGAGACCTGA
- the pdhA gene encoding pyruvate dehydrogenase (acetyl-transferring) E1 component subunit alpha has protein sequence MTVLEQRGAYQPSPPPAWQPRMDPAPLLPDAEPYRVLGTEAAAEADPDLLRRLYAQLVRGRRYNAQATALTKQGRLAVYPSSTGQEACEVAAALALEERDWLFPSYRDTLAVVARGVDPVEALTLLRGDWHTGYDPYEHRVAPLSTPLATQLPHAVGLAHAARLKGDDVVALAMVGDGGTSEGDFHEALNFAAVWQAPVVFLVQNNGFAISVPLAKQTAAPSLAHKAVGYGMPGRLVDGNDAVAVHEVLGDAVRRARAGGGPTLVEAVTYRVDAHTNADDATRYRGDAEVEAWRAHDPVQLLERELTGRGLLDEDGLAAARQDAEQMAADLRERMNRDPELNPMDLFDHVYAENTAQLREQRALLRAELEAEQGDQEGGLR, from the coding sequence ATGACGGTCCTGGAGCAGCGAGGCGCTTACCAGCCCTCGCCGCCGCCCGCCTGGCAGCCCCGTATGGACCCCGCGCCGCTGCTGCCCGACGCCGAGCCCTACCGCGTCCTCGGCACCGAGGCGGCGGCGGAGGCCGACCCGGACCTGCTGCGCCGGCTGTACGCGCAGCTGGTGCGCGGCCGCCGCTACAACGCGCAGGCCACCGCGCTGACCAAGCAGGGCCGTCTGGCCGTCTACCCCTCCAGCACCGGCCAGGAGGCGTGCGAGGTCGCCGCCGCGCTGGCCCTCGAAGAGCGCGACTGGCTCTTCCCCAGCTACCGCGACACCCTCGCCGTGGTCGCCCGGGGCGTCGACCCCGTCGAGGCGCTCACCCTGCTGCGCGGCGACTGGCACACCGGCTACGACCCCTACGAGCACCGGGTGGCCCCGCTGAGCACCCCGCTCGCCACCCAGCTCCCGCACGCCGTCGGTCTCGCGCACGCCGCCCGCCTCAAGGGCGATGACGTGGTCGCGCTCGCCATGGTCGGCGACGGCGGCACCAGCGAGGGCGACTTCCACGAGGCCCTGAACTTCGCCGCCGTCTGGCAGGCACCGGTGGTCTTCCTGGTGCAGAACAACGGCTTCGCCATCTCCGTCCCGCTCGCCAAGCAGACCGCCGCGCCCTCCCTGGCCCACAAGGCCGTCGGCTACGGCATGCCGGGCCGGCTGGTCGACGGCAACGACGCGGTCGCCGTGCACGAGGTCCTCGGCGACGCCGTACGCCGCGCACGCGCCGGCGGCGGCCCCACCCTGGTCGAGGCGGTGACCTACCGCGTCGACGCCCACACCAACGCCGACGACGCCACCCGCTACCGCGGCGACGCCGAGGTCGAGGCCTGGCGCGCCCACGACCCGGTCCAGCTGCTGGAGCGGGAGCTGACCGGGCGCGGCCTGCTCGACGAGGACGGCCTCGCCGCCGCCCGGCAGGACGCCGAGCAGATGGCCGCCGACCTGCGAGAGCGCATGAACCGGGACCCCGAGCTGAACCCCATGGACCTCTTCGACCACGTCTACGCCGAGAACACCGCACAGCTGCGCGAGCAGCGCGCCCTGCTGCGCGCCGAGCTCGAGGCGGAGCAGGGCGACCAGGAAGGCGGCCTGCGATGA
- a CDS encoding alpha-ketoacid dehydrogenase subunit beta — MTTVAVKPATMAQALTRAMRDAMAADPSVHVMGEDVGTLGGVFRVTDGLAKEFGEDRCTDTPLAEAGILGTAVGMAMYGLRPVVEMQFDAFAYPAFEQLISHVSRMRNRTRGRMPLPITVRIPYGGGIGGVEHHSDSSEAYYMATPGLHVVTPATVADAYGLLRQAIASDDPVVFLEPKRLYWSKDSWNPEQPTDVEPIGRAVVRRRGSSATLLTYGPSLPVCMEAAEAARSEGWDLEVVDLRSLVPFDDETVCASVRRTGRAVVVHESTGFGGPGGEIAARVTERCFHHLEAPVLRVAGFDIPYPPPMLERHHLPGVDRILDAVGRLQWEAEG; from the coding sequence ATGACCACCGTCGCCGTCAAGCCCGCCACCATGGCGCAGGCCCTCACGCGCGCGATGCGCGACGCGATGGCCGCCGACCCCTCCGTGCACGTCATGGGCGAGGACGTCGGCACCCTCGGCGGTGTCTTCCGGGTCACCGACGGACTCGCCAAGGAGTTCGGCGAGGACCGCTGCACCGACACCCCGCTCGCCGAGGCGGGCATCCTCGGCACCGCCGTCGGCATGGCCATGTACGGCCTGCGCCCGGTCGTCGAGATGCAGTTCGACGCGTTCGCCTACCCGGCGTTCGAGCAGCTGATCAGCCATGTCTCCCGGATGCGCAACCGCACCCGCGGCCGGATGCCGCTGCCGATCACCGTCCGCATCCCCTACGGCGGCGGCATCGGCGGCGTCGAGCACCACAGCGACTCCTCCGAGGCCTACTACATGGCCACCCCCGGCCTGCACGTGGTCACGCCCGCGACCGTCGCCGACGCCTACGGGCTGCTGCGCCAGGCCATCGCCTCCGACGACCCGGTCGTCTTCCTGGAGCCCAAGCGCCTGTACTGGTCGAAGGACTCCTGGAACCCCGAGCAGCCGACGGACGTGGAACCGATCGGGCGCGCGGTGGTCCGGCGGCGCGGCAGCAGCGCCACCCTGCTCACCTACGGCCCGTCGCTGCCGGTCTGCATGGAGGCCGCCGAGGCCGCCCGGTCCGAGGGCTGGGACCTCGAAGTGGTCGACCTGCGCTCCCTGGTGCCGTTCGACGACGAGACGGTCTGCGCCTCCGTGCGGCGCACCGGGCGCGCGGTCGTCGTGCACGAGTCGACCGGGTTCGGCGGCCCCGGCGGCGAGATCGCCGCCCGCGTCACCGAGCGCTGCTTCCACCACCTGGAGGCACCGGTGCTGCGCGTGGCCGGCTTCGACATCCCCTACCCGCCGCCGATGCTGGAGCGGCACCACCTGCCCGGTGTCGACCGCATCCTGGACGCCGTGGGGCGCCTGCAGTGGGAGGCCGAGGGCTGA
- a CDS encoding dihydrolipoamide acetyltransferase family protein, whose amino-acid sequence MAQVLEFKLPDLGEGLTEAEIVRWLVNVGDVVAIDQPVVEVETAKAMVEVPCPYGGVVTARFGEEGTELPVGAPLLTVAVGSGTAPEPDGDGGGSGNVLVGYGTSEAPARRRRVRATAAGGPAGQPAPAVPAPAPAPVAAPAATAAPGTGPVPVISPLVRRLARDNDLDLRQLAGSGPDGLILRADVEGALRARTAPAPAAQEPSARVSAGSPVRDGVRIPLKGVRGAVADKLSRSRREIPDATCWVDADATELMRARAAMNAAGASRISLIALLARICAAALARHPELNSYVDTEAREVVRLDEVHLGFAAQTERGLVVPVVRDAHARDAESLTAEFARLTEAARTGTLTPAELTGGTFTLNNYGVFGVDGSTPIINHPEAAMLGVGRIVPKPWVHEGELAVRQVVQLSLTFDHRVCDGGTAGGFLRYVADCVEQPAVLLRTL is encoded by the coding sequence ATGGCACAGGTGCTGGAGTTCAAGCTGCCCGACCTCGGTGAGGGACTCACCGAGGCGGAGATCGTCCGCTGGCTGGTGAACGTCGGCGACGTCGTCGCCATCGACCAGCCGGTCGTCGAGGTCGAGACGGCCAAGGCCATGGTCGAGGTCCCCTGCCCCTACGGCGGCGTGGTCACCGCGCGCTTCGGCGAGGAGGGCACCGAACTGCCCGTCGGCGCACCGCTGCTGACGGTCGCGGTGGGCTCCGGGACCGCTCCGGAGCCGGACGGCGACGGCGGGGGATCGGGCAACGTCCTCGTCGGGTACGGCACCTCCGAGGCGCCGGCCCGGCGCCGCAGGGTGCGCGCCACGGCCGCCGGCGGGCCGGCGGGGCAGCCCGCTCCGGCAGTCCCCGCCCCCGCGCCCGCCCCGGTCGCGGCGCCCGCCGCCACGGCCGCGCCCGGCACGGGGCCGGTCCCGGTGATCTCCCCCCTGGTGCGCCGGCTCGCCCGGGACAACGACCTGGACCTGCGGCAGCTCGCCGGATCGGGGCCCGACGGGCTGATCCTGCGGGCCGACGTCGAGGGCGCGCTGCGGGCCAGGACCGCGCCCGCCCCCGCGGCGCAGGAACCGTCCGCCCGTGTCTCCGCCGGCTCCCCCGTCCGCGACGGCGTCCGCATCCCGCTCAAGGGTGTACGGGGCGCCGTCGCCGACAAGCTCTCCCGCAGCCGCCGGGAGATCCCCGACGCCACCTGCTGGGTCGACGCCGACGCGACGGAACTCATGCGCGCGCGGGCCGCGATGAACGCCGCCGGAGCCTCCAGGATTTCGCTCATCGCGCTGCTCGCCCGCATCTGCGCCGCCGCGCTGGCACGCCACCCGGAGCTGAACTCCTACGTCGACACCGAGGCCCGCGAGGTCGTCCGGCTCGACGAGGTGCACCTCGGCTTCGCCGCGCAGACCGAGCGCGGCCTGGTCGTGCCGGTCGTCCGGGACGCCCACGCCCGTGACGCCGAGTCGCTGACCGCCGAGTTCGCCCGGCTCACCGAAGCGGCCCGGACCGGCACACTGACCCCGGCGGAACTCACCGGCGGCACCTTCACGTTGAACAACTACGGCGTCTTCGGCGTCGACGGCTCCACCCCGATCATCAACCACCCCGAGGCGGCCATGCTCGGCGTCGGCCGCATCGTCCCCAAGCCGTGGGTGCACGAGGGCGAACTGGCCGTGCGCCAGGTCGTCCAGCTCTCGCTCACCTTCGACCACCGGGTGTGCGACGGCGGCACCGCGGGCGGCTTCCTGCGGTACGTCGCCGACTGCGTGGAACAGCCGGCGGTGCTGCTGCGCACCCTGTGA
- a CDS encoding NTP transferase domain-containing protein: MTENAPAPAGAAAPYDAVVLAGGAARRLGGADKPGLRVGGRALLDRVLAACAGAATTVVVAAPRPACRPVRWTRENPPGAGPVAALEAGLRLTTAAQTVVLSADLPFLEPATLDRLLTTLRNTGADGALLTDADGRDQPLVAAYRTAALRRELAALAAASDGLTGLPLRRLTGALRLTRVPDPLASFDCDTWDDLVNARARIREHGHVLDEWISAVKDELGIDLDVDIRGLLDLARDAAHGVDRPAAPLTTFLVGYAAARGGGGPEAVAEAARKAAALAKRWERENAADDAGSSGPDAG, from the coding sequence GTGACCGAGAACGCTCCCGCCCCCGCCGGGGCCGCCGCGCCGTACGACGCCGTCGTGCTGGCCGGCGGGGCCGCGCGGCGGCTCGGCGGGGCCGACAAACCCGGACTGCGGGTCGGTGGCCGGGCCCTCCTCGACCGGGTGCTCGCCGCCTGCGCCGGCGCGGCCACCACCGTCGTCGTCGCCGCTCCCCGGCCGGCCTGCCGCCCGGTGCGCTGGACCCGCGAGAACCCGCCCGGCGCCGGGCCCGTCGCCGCGCTGGAGGCCGGCCTGCGGCTCACCACCGCCGCGCAGACCGTCGTCCTCTCCGCCGACCTGCCGTTCCTCGAACCTGCCACCCTGGACCGCCTGCTGACCACGCTGCGGAACACGGGCGCCGACGGCGCGCTGCTCACCGACGCCGACGGCCGCGACCAGCCGCTCGTCGCCGCCTACCGCACCGCCGCGCTGCGCCGCGAACTGGCCGCCCTCGCCGCCGCGTCCGACGGTCTCACCGGCCTGCCGCTGCGCCGGCTGACGGGCGCCCTCCGACTTACCCGCGTCCCCGATCCGCTCGCGTCCTTCGACTGCGACACCTGGGACGACCTCGTCAACGCCAGGGCACGCATCAGGGAGCATGGGCACGTGTTGGATGAATGGATTTCCGCAGTCAAGGACGAACTGGGCATCGACCTGGACGTCGACATCCGTGGTCTGCTCGATCTGGCCCGTGACGCCGCCCACGGCGTGGACCGGCCCGCAGCGCCCCTGACCACCTTCCTCGTCGGCTACGCCGCGGCCCGGGGCGGAGGCGGCCCGGAGGCGGTCGCCGAGGCCGCCCGCAAGGCCGCCGCGCTGGCCAAGCGCTGGGAGCGGGAGAACGCCGCCGACGACGCGGGCAGCTCCGGCCCGGACGCCGGATGA